The Fortiea contorta PCC 7126 genome has a segment encoding these proteins:
- a CDS encoding DUF6492 family protein codes for MNKLEFGIITPSYAPDFERCRLLSWSVNNFISPHFTHYIIVDARDLPLFRQLKSSNTEIIAVESILPWWIQRLPLVKNGWLSLKTFFIRNWLLQQIVKLAVAQHINKDIFVFVDSDVTFVRPLNFNSFIRQDQTRLFRIPNQYNSEFINKYPRFERWQQTAGKLLGLSPINLLTSGYIGNIITWRRDRLLELYEHIEKVSGRGWMKTICSCLHLSEYILYGIFVDQVLQEQSGHYYDSRRICHEYWSNQPMSDQQLKQFFAAIDPEDQAVMISAKAEIDPQRYQQLIMQF; via the coding sequence ATGAACAAGTTAGAATTTGGTATCATTACTCCCAGCTATGCTCCGGATTTTGAAAGATGCCGCCTGCTGTCTTGGAGCGTGAATAACTTTATTTCACCCCATTTTACACACTATATCATCGTTGATGCGCGGGACTTACCATTGTTCCGGCAGTTAAAAAGTTCCAACACAGAAATTATTGCTGTTGAATCAATATTACCTTGGTGGATTCAGCGCTTGCCTTTAGTTAAGAATGGATGGTTGAGCTTGAAAACTTTCTTTATTCGTAACTGGCTACTCCAGCAAATTGTTAAATTAGCAGTCGCTCAACACATCAATAAAGACATTTTCGTATTTGTTGATTCAGACGTGACCTTTGTTCGTCCACTGAACTTCAATAGCTTTATTCGCCAAGACCAAACACGATTATTCCGCATACCTAATCAATATAATTCAGAATTTATCAACAAATACCCCAGATTTGAAAGATGGCAGCAAACAGCAGGTAAATTACTCGGTCTATCGCCAATAAACTTACTTACTTCTGGCTACATCGGGAACATTATTACCTGGAGACGCGACAGACTTTTAGAGCTATATGAACATATCGAGAAAGTTTCCGGAAGAGGGTGGATGAAAACTATTTGCAGTTGCTTACATCTTTCCGAATACATACTTTATGGGATATTTGTTGACCAGGTGCTACAAGAGCAATCTGGTCATTATTATGATTCAAGACGGATTTGTCATGAGTATTGGTCGAATCAACCCATGTCAGACCAACAGCTAAAACAATTTTTTGCTGCAATTGATCCAGAAGATCAAGCTGTGATGATTTCCGCCAAAGCCGAAATTGATCCACAGCGATATCAGCAGTTAATCATGC